Proteins from a single region of Fibrobacter sp.:
- the recJ gene encoding single-stranded-DNA-specific exonuclease RecJ codes for MVLSELDERLATAIAQNLKVPHLVARFLVSRGIRTVADASRLLCCSKEDILDPFLIMGMEDAVKWILDVREKGEKVFIFGDYDLDGMTAVTLLTKAFEEIGIPSDWRLPNRFGDGYGLSMSAVDEMYEAGARYVVTVDTGITANEEIAHAKELGMAVMVIDHHQPSGVGLPVCDVLLDPHQEGDTYPNPELCGCGVSYKFLCALYSRLGLPVPEKFLDLVALGTLADLVQMTPENRVFTRTGLKLLENSCWPGLQEMYSSLMKPHSSVGGIDVMYKIAPLLNAPGRMERPDPALKVLLCQNKAEATALLSELKDWNTRRKEKEAEITKMAMEQVDIVYGDKLPKVIVVAGDGWHVGVIGIVAAKLAQEFHRPSAVLSVCDGVAHASARAVPGFNWHKALFESRDLFDRWGGHANAAGFSLLADKVDLLRERLEASAVEQNYTGEEELVSEAYPYDIQVALHELVVEANQYMPATSHPEGANVPQFAAVLDYLDLLEPFGGNFPYPVFRADNIRVHRLRELKGGHLQMDISQAGSRIFPAIAFGLRKSKALLGKSKPISVVFEPTWNYFNDRKSLQLCIKAIE; via the coding sequence ATGGTATTAAGCGAGCTGGATGAACGATTGGCAACCGCCATAGCGCAGAACCTCAAGGTCCCGCACCTTGTGGCCAGGTTCCTTGTATCCCGAGGAATCCGTACGGTTGCTGACGCCAGTCGCCTGCTTTGCTGTTCCAAGGAAGATATCCTGGATCCGTTCCTGATTATGGGCATGGAAGATGCCGTCAAGTGGATTCTCGATGTTCGTGAGAAGGGCGAGAAGGTCTTTATCTTTGGAGACTACGACCTTGACGGCATGACCGCCGTAACCCTTTTGACCAAGGCCTTCGAGGAAATTGGAATTCCCTCTGACTGGCGCCTGCCGAACCGATTTGGTGACGGGTACGGTCTGTCTATGTCCGCTGTTGATGAAATGTACGAAGCGGGTGCGCGCTACGTAGTTACGGTGGATACAGGCATTACCGCCAATGAAGAAATTGCACATGCCAAGGAACTGGGCATGGCTGTAATGGTGATTGACCATCATCAGCCTTCGGGTGTTGGACTGCCTGTGTGCGATGTCCTGCTTGACCCGCACCAGGAAGGGGATACCTATCCGAATCCGGAATTGTGCGGCTGTGGTGTCTCCTACAAGTTCCTGTGTGCACTGTATTCCCGCCTTGGACTTCCCGTGCCCGAGAAGTTCCTGGACCTTGTGGCCCTTGGTACCTTGGCTGATCTAGTGCAGATGACTCCGGAGAACCGAGTGTTTACCCGCACCGGATTGAAACTGCTTGAAAATAGTTGCTGGCCGGGCCTGCAGGAAATGTACTCCTCTTTGATGAAACCCCACAGTAGTGTTGGTGGCATTGATGTGATGTACAAGATTGCGCCGCTGCTGAACGCACCAGGAAGAATGGAACGTCCTGACCCGGCGTTAAAGGTTTTGCTTTGCCAGAACAAGGCGGAGGCGACTGCGCTTCTTTCTGAACTTAAGGACTGGAATACCCGCCGTAAGGAGAAGGAAGCTGAGATTACCAAGATGGCCATGGAACAGGTTGACATTGTCTATGGCGACAAGCTACCCAAGGTGATTGTGGTGGCTGGTGACGGTTGGCATGTAGGCGTTATCGGCATTGTCGCGGCAAAGCTTGCCCAGGAATTCCATCGCCCCTCGGCTGTACTTTCTGTCTGTGATGGTGTGGCCCACGCTAGCGCCCGTGCAGTGCCTGGCTTTAACTGGCACAAGGCCTTGTTTGAATCTCGCGATCTGTTTGACCGCTGGGGTGGACACGCCAATGCGGCGGGCTTCTCCCTGTTGGCCGACAAGGTTGACTTGTTGCGTGAACGCCTTGAAGCTTCCGCGGTAGAACAGAATTATACCGGCGAGGAAGAACTTGTCTCGGAAGCGTATCCCTACGATATCCAGGTTGCTCTCCATGAACTTGTTGTGGAGGCAAATCAGTATATGCCTGCCACTTCGCACCCGGAGGGTGCAAACGTTCCGCAGTTTGCGGCAGTGCTAGATTATCTGGATTTGCTGGAACCCTTTGGCGGAAACTTCCCCTACCCGGTATTCCGTGCAGATAACATCCGAGTTCATCGCTTGAGAGAACTGAAGGGCGGACATCTGCAGATGGATATTTCCCAGGCGGGAAGCCGTATCTTCCCTGCAATCGCGTTCGGCCTCCGAAAGAGCAAGGCTCTACTGGGAAAGTCCAAGCCTATATCGGTCGTATTTGAACCGACCTGGAATTATTTCAATGATCGCAAGTCGCTGCAACTTTGCATCAAGGCTATTGAGTAG
- a CDS encoding biotin attachment protein: MKKIKFQDTSFRDGFQSIFGARVFAKDFMPAVEAACHAGITHFEAGGGARFQALYQNCGEDAFDMMDEFRRVVGPKARLQTLARGINVVALAPQPRDMIKLHADMFKKHGMTRIRNFDALNDVNNLIYSGKCITDAGLEHEVVVTMMELPPGCSGAHDPEFYERILKNILDAGVPFASVCFKDASGTANPRKVFETFKRARKLLGDDVELRIHSHDTCGTGVAQYTAAIEGGADGVDLARKPLSGGTSQPDLFSMFHALKGTDYKLALGEDGIVDDHIKELMDANNVAVECLKDYNFPPEARQISPDVIFSPMPGGALTANTLMMRETKTFHLYDKVIKNMSECVARGGFASSVTPVSQFYFQQAYMNTINENAGRDRWFKMTEGYGKMLLGYQGKTPCEPDPELVKIAADQFKMEPFSVAHPGVQCAEEILEPGIPAAKKQLEENGLPVNDENIFIVGCLQTKAGNKGIEFLKGNRHIGVPKKDPNAAPAVDTKNMKAGQASTYRIALGNQSWDVQVSTLK; encoded by the coding sequence ATGAAAAAGATCAAATTCCAGGATACCTCCTTCCGTGATGGTTTCCAGTCTATTTTCGGTGCCCGCGTGTTCGCTAAGGACTTTATGCCGGCTGTTGAAGCAGCTTGCCACGCAGGTATCACCCACTTTGAAGCAGGTGGCGGCGCCCGTTTCCAGGCCCTCTACCAGAACTGCGGCGAAGACGCATTCGACATGATGGACGAATTCCGCCGCGTTGTTGGCCCCAAGGCTCGTCTGCAGACCCTGGCCCGCGGTATTAACGTGGTGGCTCTGGCTCCCCAGCCCCGCGACATGATCAAGCTCCACGCTGACATGTTCAAGAAGCACGGCATGACCCGTATCCGTAACTTCGACGCTCTGAACGACGTGAACAACCTGATCTACTCCGGTAAGTGCATTACCGACGCCGGTCTGGAACACGAAGTCGTCGTTACCATGATGGAACTTCCTCCGGGATGCTCTGGTGCACACGACCCCGAATTCTACGAACGCATCCTCAAGAACATTCTTGACGCAGGTGTTCCCTTCGCATCCGTTTGCTTCAAGGACGCATCCGGTACCGCAAATCCCCGCAAGGTTTTCGAAACCTTCAAGCGCGCTCGTAAGCTTCTCGGCGACGACGTTGAACTGCGCATCCACAGCCATGATACCTGCGGTACTGGTGTGGCTCAGTACACCGCCGCTATCGAAGGTGGCGCTGATGGCGTTGACCTGGCTCGCAAGCCCCTTTCTGGTGGTACTTCCCAGCCGGACCTCTTCTCCATGTTCCACGCTCTCAAGGGCACCGACTACAAGCTGGCTCTCGGCGAAGACGGTATCGTAGACGATCACATCAAGGAATTGATGGACGCCAACAACGTTGCAGTTGAATGCCTCAAGGACTACAACTTCCCGCCCGAAGCTCGTCAGATCTCTCCGGACGTGATCTTCAGCCCCATGCCGGGTGGCGCACTTACCGCCAACACCCTCATGATGCGCGAAACCAAGACCTTCCACCTGTACGACAAGGTGATCAAGAACATGAGCGAATGCGTGGCTCGCGGTGGCTTTGCCTCTTCCGTGACCCCGGTTTCCCAGTTCTACTTCCAGCAGGCCTACATGAACACCATCAACGAAAACGCTGGTCGTGATCGTTGGTTCAAGATGACCGAAGGCTACGGCAAGATGCTCCTGGGCTACCAGGGCAAGACCCCGTGCGAACCGGATCCTGAACTGGTGAAGATCGCAGCAGACCAGTTCAAGATGGAACCGTTCTCTGTGGCTCATCCGGGCGTTCAGTGCGCAGAAGAAATTCTGGAACCGGGTATTCCGGCTGCAAAGAAGCAGCTTGAAGAAAACGGTCTTCCGGTTAACGATGAAAACATCTTCATCGTCGGCTGCTTGCAGACCAAGGCTGGCAACAAGGGTATCGAATTCCTCAAGGGTAACCGTCACATTGGCGTTCCCAAGAAGGACCCGAATGCAGCTCCTGCAGTAGACACCAAGAACATGAAGGCTGGTCAGGCTTCTACTTACCGTATCGCCCTCGGCAACCAGAGCTGGGACGTTCAGGTAAGCACCCTGAAGTAA